The Opisthocomus hoazin isolate bOpiHoa1 chromosome 30, bOpiHoa1.hap1, whole genome shotgun sequence genome has a window encoding:
- the LTAP1 gene encoding protein C1orf43 homolog — MAGAGSNWLSGVNVVLVMAYGSLVFVLLFIFVKRQIMRFAMKSRRGPHVPVGQHAPKDLKEEIDIRLSRVQDIKYEPRLLAEDDSRLLQLETQGCYNYLYRMKALDAIRTSEIPFHAEGRYPKSLIGKNFCAYLLELRNSSASFKGIRKALIDTLLDGYESARYGTGVFGKPEYLKYQDALNELANMTKARGGSSQRQHQSAAKDLTLSPEVSNPATIQVTYLPSSQKSKRAKHFLELKSFKDNYNTLESTL; from the exons atgGCGGGGGCCGGTAGCAACTGGCTCTCCGGGGTCAACGTGGTGCTGGTGATGGCCTACGGCAGCCTG GTCTTCGTGCTGCTGTTCATCTTCGTGAAACGCCAGATCATGCGCTTCGCCATGAAGTCCCGCCGCGGCCCCCACGTGCCCGTCGGACAGCACGCGCCCAAG GATTTAAAGGAAGAAATCGATATCCGGCtctcgagggtgcaagacatcaAGTACGAGCCCCGGCTGTTAGCCGAGGACGACAGccggctgctgcagctggagacacAAG GCTGCTATAACTACCTGTACAGGATGAAGGCGCTGGATGCGATCAGAACATCTG aaatcCCGTTTCACGCAGAGGGCCGGTACCCAAAGTCTTTAATAGGGAAGAACTTCTGTGCCTACCTGCTGGAGCTGCGAAATTCCAGCGCCTCCTTCAAAGGCATCCGCAAAGCCTTGATCGACACCTTGCTGGATGGGTACGAGAGTGCCCGCTACGGCACTGGG GTGTTTGGGAAGCCGGAATATCTGAAGTACCAGGATGCTTTGAATGAGCTGGCGAACAT GACCAAGGCGCGGGGAGGCagcagccagcggcagcaccagtCGGCAGCGAAGGACCTCACCCTGTCCCCTGAAGTCTCCAACCCCGCCACCATCCAGGTCACCTACCTGCCTTCCAGCCAGAAGAGCAAACGTGCCAAACACTTCCTGGAGCTGAAGAGCTTCAAGGACAACTACAACACGCTGGAGAGCACCCTGTGA